In a genomic window of Gopherus evgoodei ecotype Sinaloan lineage chromosome 14, rGopEvg1_v1.p, whole genome shotgun sequence:
- the SNPH gene encoding syntaphilin isoform X2: MSLPTGSRRSSTGSRRRPSPPVSMRDTYGTSSLSSSSNSGSCKGSDSSPTPRRPIKYSLCSDNHGIKPPTPEQYLTPLQQKEVCIRHLKARLKDTQERLQDRDTEIEDLKTQLSRMQEDWIEEECHRVEAQLALKEARKEIKQLKQVIDTVKNNLIEKDKGLQKYFVDINIQNKKLETLLHSMEIAQNGAVKEEGAGESAGGSPARSLTRSSTYTKLSDQAAGDRNAGDSQTLSAEEVADSGFVAADDSLSRMDLLEQSSLLSSGVEFCTEEGSLQSSFTLGSRLPTSSTYEKLMGTQGSVEAGVQASCMQEQAIQTDFVHYQPDLDTILEKVMKSQVCSRGSPTSVWVSEMEDIVPSSETQALNFSGTTDLMATEPNSAVVVTAGVGPETPEGQEGFPDLVTNNPAMHQPSSTSQSMSVVCTLEEDAGELSQEATVPKSYWSRHFIVDLLAVVVPAVPTVAWLCRTQRRQGQPIYNISSLLRGCCTVALHSLRKINCRSVSNMGGSGGSSQP, translated from the exons GCGCCCCTCTCCCCCCGTCAGCATGCGGGACACCTACGGCACCTCTtcgctgagcagcagcagcaactcggGCTCCTGCAAGGGCAGCGACAGCAGCCCCACCCCAAG GCGGCCCATCAAGTACAGTCTGTGCAGCGATAACCATGGGATAAAGCCCCCCACTCCTGAGCAGTACCTGACCCCCCTCCAGCAGAAGGAGGTCTGCATTAGACACCTGAAGGCCCGGCTGAAGGACACCCAAGAGAGACTCCAGGACAG GGATACTGAGATTGAGGATCTGAAGACCCAGCTCTCGAGGATGCAGGAGGACTGGATCGAGGAAGAGTGCCACCGTGTGGAGGCCCAGCTGGCACTCAAGGAGGCCCGGAAGGAGATCAAACAGCTGAAGCAAGTGATTGACACCGTGAAGAACAACTTGATAGAGAAGGACAAGGGCCTTCAGAAATATTTTGTGGATATCAACATCCAGAATAAGAAGTTGGAGACTCTGCTGCACAGCATGGAGATAGCACAGAATGGGGCTGTGAAAGAGGAAGGGGCTGGGGAGTCGGCGGGGGGCTCTCCAGCCCGGTCACTCACCCGCAGCTCCACCTACACCAAGCTGAGTGACCAGGCAGCAGGGGACAGGAACGCTGGGGACTCACAGACCCTGTCAGCTGAGGAGGTGGCGGACAGTGGCTTCGTGGCTGCAGATGACTCGCTAAGCCGGATGGActtgctggagcagagcagcctgCTTTCATCAGGGGTAGAGTTCTGCACGGAGGAGGGGTCTCTACAGAGCTCTTTCACACTGGGCTCCAGACTTCCCACCAGCTCCACCTATGAGAAACTGATGGGTACGCAAGGCAGCGTGGAGGCTGGAGTGCAGGCAAGCTGCATGCAGGAACAGGCCATCCAAACTGACTTTGTGCATTACCAGCCGGACCTGGACACTATCCTGGAAAAGGTCATGAAGTCCCAGGTTTGCAGCCGGGGCAGCCCCACTTCAGTGTGGGTGTCCGAAATGGAAGACATCGTGCCCAGCTCCGAGACGCAGGCCCTGAACTTCTCCGGGACCACGGACTTGATGGCGACTGAACCCAACTCCGCTGTGGTTGTGACTGCAGGAGTTGGGCCAGAGACTCCGGAGGGGCAAGAGGGCTTCCCAGACCTGGTGACCAACAACCCTGCTATGCACCAGCCCTCTAGCACTAGCCAGTCGATGAGCGTCGTTTGCACCCTGGAGGAAGACGCTGGCGAGCTGAGCCAAGAAGCCACAGTGCCAAAAAGCTACTGGAGCCGCCATTTCATTGTGGATCTCTTGGCCGTGGTGGTGCCGGCAGTGCCCACGGTAGCCTGGCTGTGCCGTACTCAGCGGAGGCAGGGCCAGCCCATATACAATATCAGCTCGCTGCTCCGCGGGTGCTGCACGGTCGCTCTGCACTCCTTACGGAAGATCAACTGTCGCTCTGTTAGCAACATGGGAGGTAGCGGCGGCAGCTCCCAGCCATAA
- the SNPH gene encoding syntaphilin isoform X1, which translates to MSLPTGSRRSSTGSRSRGFYGRSGLASFFKSSAPPATLTEKQPLLPASRRPSPPVSMRDTYGTSSLSSSSNSGSCKGSDSSPTPRRPIKYSLCSDNHGIKPPTPEQYLTPLQQKEVCIRHLKARLKDTQERLQDRDTEIEDLKTQLSRMQEDWIEEECHRVEAQLALKEARKEIKQLKQVIDTVKNNLIEKDKGLQKYFVDINIQNKKLETLLHSMEIAQNGAVKEEGAGESAGGSPARSLTRSSTYTKLSDQAAGDRNAGDSQTLSAEEVADSGFVAADDSLSRMDLLEQSSLLSSGVEFCTEEGSLQSSFTLGSRLPTSSTYEKLMGTQGSVEAGVQASCMQEQAIQTDFVHYQPDLDTILEKVMKSQVCSRGSPTSVWVSEMEDIVPSSETQALNFSGTTDLMATEPNSAVVVTAGVGPETPEGQEGFPDLVTNNPAMHQPSSTSQSMSVVCTLEEDAGELSQEATVPKSYWSRHFIVDLLAVVVPAVPTVAWLCRTQRRQGQPIYNISSLLRGCCTVALHSLRKINCRSVSNMGGSGGSSQP; encoded by the exons AGCACCCCCTGCCACTCTGACCGAGAAACAGCCTCTTCTTCCTGCCTCCAGGCGCCCCTCTCCCCCCGTCAGCATGCGGGACACCTACGGCACCTCTtcgctgagcagcagcagcaactcggGCTCCTGCAAGGGCAGCGACAGCAGCCCCACCCCAAG GCGGCCCATCAAGTACAGTCTGTGCAGCGATAACCATGGGATAAAGCCCCCCACTCCTGAGCAGTACCTGACCCCCCTCCAGCAGAAGGAGGTCTGCATTAGACACCTGAAGGCCCGGCTGAAGGACACCCAAGAGAGACTCCAGGACAG GGATACTGAGATTGAGGATCTGAAGACCCAGCTCTCGAGGATGCAGGAGGACTGGATCGAGGAAGAGTGCCACCGTGTGGAGGCCCAGCTGGCACTCAAGGAGGCCCGGAAGGAGATCAAACAGCTGAAGCAAGTGATTGACACCGTGAAGAACAACTTGATAGAGAAGGACAAGGGCCTTCAGAAATATTTTGTGGATATCAACATCCAGAATAAGAAGTTGGAGACTCTGCTGCACAGCATGGAGATAGCACAGAATGGGGCTGTGAAAGAGGAAGGGGCTGGGGAGTCGGCGGGGGGCTCTCCAGCCCGGTCACTCACCCGCAGCTCCACCTACACCAAGCTGAGTGACCAGGCAGCAGGGGACAGGAACGCTGGGGACTCACAGACCCTGTCAGCTGAGGAGGTGGCGGACAGTGGCTTCGTGGCTGCAGATGACTCGCTAAGCCGGATGGActtgctggagcagagcagcctgCTTTCATCAGGGGTAGAGTTCTGCACGGAGGAGGGGTCTCTACAGAGCTCTTTCACACTGGGCTCCAGACTTCCCACCAGCTCCACCTATGAGAAACTGATGGGTACGCAAGGCAGCGTGGAGGCTGGAGTGCAGGCAAGCTGCATGCAGGAACAGGCCATCCAAACTGACTTTGTGCATTACCAGCCGGACCTGGACACTATCCTGGAAAAGGTCATGAAGTCCCAGGTTTGCAGCCGGGGCAGCCCCACTTCAGTGTGGGTGTCCGAAATGGAAGACATCGTGCCCAGCTCCGAGACGCAGGCCCTGAACTTCTCCGGGACCACGGACTTGATGGCGACTGAACCCAACTCCGCTGTGGTTGTGACTGCAGGAGTTGGGCCAGAGACTCCGGAGGGGCAAGAGGGCTTCCCAGACCTGGTGACCAACAACCCTGCTATGCACCAGCCCTCTAGCACTAGCCAGTCGATGAGCGTCGTTTGCACCCTGGAGGAAGACGCTGGCGAGCTGAGCCAAGAAGCCACAGTGCCAAAAAGCTACTGGAGCCGCCATTTCATTGTGGATCTCTTGGCCGTGGTGGTGCCGGCAGTGCCCACGGTAGCCTGGCTGTGCCGTACTCAGCGGAGGCAGGGCCAGCCCATATACAATATCAGCTCGCTGCTCCGCGGGTGCTGCACGGTCGCTCTGCACTCCTTACGGAAGATCAACTGTCGCTCTGTTAGCAACATGGGAGGTAGCGGCGGCAGCTCCCAGCCATAA
- the SNPH gene encoding syntaphilin isoform X3, with translation MSLPTGSRRSSTGSRRRPIKYSLCSDNHGIKPPTPEQYLTPLQQKEVCIRHLKARLKDTQERLQDRDTEIEDLKTQLSRMQEDWIEEECHRVEAQLALKEARKEIKQLKQVIDTVKNNLIEKDKGLQKYFVDINIQNKKLETLLHSMEIAQNGAVKEEGAGESAGGSPARSLTRSSTYTKLSDQAAGDRNAGDSQTLSAEEVADSGFVAADDSLSRMDLLEQSSLLSSGVEFCTEEGSLQSSFTLGSRLPTSSTYEKLMGTQGSVEAGVQASCMQEQAIQTDFVHYQPDLDTILEKVMKSQVCSRGSPTSVWVSEMEDIVPSSETQALNFSGTTDLMATEPNSAVVVTAGVGPETPEGQEGFPDLVTNNPAMHQPSSTSQSMSVVCTLEEDAGELSQEATVPKSYWSRHFIVDLLAVVVPAVPTVAWLCRTQRRQGQPIYNISSLLRGCCTVALHSLRKINCRSVSNMGGSGGSSQP, from the exons GCGGCCCATCAAGTACAGTCTGTGCAGCGATAACCATGGGATAAAGCCCCCCACTCCTGAGCAGTACCTGACCCCCCTCCAGCAGAAGGAGGTCTGCATTAGACACCTGAAGGCCCGGCTGAAGGACACCCAAGAGAGACTCCAGGACAG GGATACTGAGATTGAGGATCTGAAGACCCAGCTCTCGAGGATGCAGGAGGACTGGATCGAGGAAGAGTGCCACCGTGTGGAGGCCCAGCTGGCACTCAAGGAGGCCCGGAAGGAGATCAAACAGCTGAAGCAAGTGATTGACACCGTGAAGAACAACTTGATAGAGAAGGACAAGGGCCTTCAGAAATATTTTGTGGATATCAACATCCAGAATAAGAAGTTGGAGACTCTGCTGCACAGCATGGAGATAGCACAGAATGGGGCTGTGAAAGAGGAAGGGGCTGGGGAGTCGGCGGGGGGCTCTCCAGCCCGGTCACTCACCCGCAGCTCCACCTACACCAAGCTGAGTGACCAGGCAGCAGGGGACAGGAACGCTGGGGACTCACAGACCCTGTCAGCTGAGGAGGTGGCGGACAGTGGCTTCGTGGCTGCAGATGACTCGCTAAGCCGGATGGActtgctggagcagagcagcctgCTTTCATCAGGGGTAGAGTTCTGCACGGAGGAGGGGTCTCTACAGAGCTCTTTCACACTGGGCTCCAGACTTCCCACCAGCTCCACCTATGAGAAACTGATGGGTACGCAAGGCAGCGTGGAGGCTGGAGTGCAGGCAAGCTGCATGCAGGAACAGGCCATCCAAACTGACTTTGTGCATTACCAGCCGGACCTGGACACTATCCTGGAAAAGGTCATGAAGTCCCAGGTTTGCAGCCGGGGCAGCCCCACTTCAGTGTGGGTGTCCGAAATGGAAGACATCGTGCCCAGCTCCGAGACGCAGGCCCTGAACTTCTCCGGGACCACGGACTTGATGGCGACTGAACCCAACTCCGCTGTGGTTGTGACTGCAGGAGTTGGGCCAGAGACTCCGGAGGGGCAAGAGGGCTTCCCAGACCTGGTGACCAACAACCCTGCTATGCACCAGCCCTCTAGCACTAGCCAGTCGATGAGCGTCGTTTGCACCCTGGAGGAAGACGCTGGCGAGCTGAGCCAAGAAGCCACAGTGCCAAAAAGCTACTGGAGCCGCCATTTCATTGTGGATCTCTTGGCCGTGGTGGTGCCGGCAGTGCCCACGGTAGCCTGGCTGTGCCGTACTCAGCGGAGGCAGGGCCAGCCCATATACAATATCAGCTCGCTGCTCCGCGGGTGCTGCACGGTCGCTCTGCACTCCTTACGGAAGATCAACTGTCGCTCTGTTAGCAACATGGGAGGTAGCGGCGGCAGCTCCCAGCCATAA